In Treponema sp. OMZ 798, the following proteins share a genomic window:
- the cdaA gene encoding diadenylate cyclase CdaA, with the protein MEFIRNITAFYSSYLRPVFDVLLLAFLMYKAYQILLKTQAIQLIKGAMSILVIYAVAMIFKLETLLWILNTLGPGLVIGVAIVFQPELRKIFLKIGQSNWLRTGKHSNHSHIDSVVTAAEILSDKRRGMLVVFMRRNNLKDIIDTGTKLNAGLSSSLLVTIFGHDTPLHDGAAIVQNGMVVSAGCFLPLSEQQDIRKSFGTRHRAAIGVSEETDAVVLVVSEETGALSLAYDSHLYYDLSADEVVAQLEQLLEIKKYFAQEESLDLAEALQDEN; encoded by the coding sequence ATGGAATTTATTAGAAACATTACGGCTTTTTATTCTTCATATCTAAGGCCTGTTTTTGATGTGCTTTTACTTGCTTTTTTGATGTACAAGGCCTACCAAATTTTATTAAAAACTCAGGCAATTCAGCTTATAAAGGGTGCAATGTCGATTTTGGTCATTTATGCCGTTGCCATGATTTTTAAGCTTGAAACCCTTTTATGGATTTTAAATACCCTAGGTCCCGGCCTTGTTATAGGTGTCGCCATCGTATTCCAGCCGGAACTTCGTAAAATATTTTTAAAGATAGGGCAGAGCAACTGGCTCAGAACCGGAAAGCACTCAAACCACAGTCATATAGATTCCGTTGTTACTGCTGCCGAAATCTTATCCGACAAAAGGCGGGGAATGTTGGTAGTTTTTATGCGCCGGAATAATTTAAAGGATATTATCGATACGGGAACAAAACTTAATGCGGGGCTCTCATCAAGTCTTCTGGTTACGATTTTCGGGCATGATACTCCTCTTCATGACGGAGCTGCAATTGTGCAAAACGGAATGGTAGTTTCAGCCGGCTGCTTCCTCCCCCTTTCGGAACAGCAGGATATAAGAAAGAGCTTTGGAACCCGTCACAGGGCGGCAATAGGTGTTTCCGAAGAAACTGATGCAGTAGTTCTTGTCGTATCCGAAGAAACGGGGGCCTTGAGCCTTGCCTATGATTCCCACCTTTATTACGATTTAAGTGCTGATGAAGTTGTAGCCCAGCTTGAGCAGCTTTTGGAAATAAAAAAATATTTTGCTCAAGAAGAATCTTTGGATTTAGCGGAGGCCTTACAAGATGAAAATTAA